The genome window aattatattacatttttatttccaCGCTCGGAAGCAATCACGATTCAATAAAAGACAATCAGATAAATGGCTCATATGAAGCTTTCTTAGTCAGATATCGTTACCGTTGTGGAGCTAGCTGGGTTAGCCTACTAGCTTGTTTACGTTTTGAACATTTGGAGACTTTCCTCTTCCGCGCGCTGTCATCTTCCGCTACACTGATAGGTGCAAGTGTTGCGTGGCCCCGCCCTACGTCCATGGTCCCGCCGCGTCATTCGTTTACCACTACGTCCATCAAAGCAAACCAAATGCCTATTGGTCCCACTTAATGGAGGGGTCATAACGTTCGTCCAACACAACAGCCTCTGAACTAATACCAAGtcgtttatttatcaaataaatcaaTCTCCACCACGGTATGTATTGTAAACCACAACTCGTAATGGTTGTTGACTGATATTTCCAAACGAAGGAGACCTTTTGAAGGACCAGGTTATGCACATGAATTTTGGTTAAATCCATGGTTACTTTGTTTGGTGAAGTAAGTGAACAGACGCGGAAGGCTGATGAGAAATGTGCGTTTAAACTGCGTCTGTAATCGTCTGACACCATGCTGAGCTCCATCTACAGCTGTTCTGCAGTATCTGTGTCGATATGAAGTCCAGGTAGGAACTATGGGGCGTCTTCATCTCAGCTAGGTTACCGGTGGTGAGATGGATGGTGCCATTTGCCAGGTGTGATGGTTATGTTGTGTTTGTTCACAGCGTGGCTGTGTTTACCAGAGAGGATCCCTTGCCACCTCTTCCGAGCAGGAAGACTGGCTATCACCCATCCCGCAGACAGAACCTCACACAGAAAAAGAGCTCCAAAAAAGTATGTTtacaacttttattttgtatagAACTGTATCCACATGTTCATGTATTCCTTTGGTAAATAGGCTACCACACTTTTTTTTGTCTCCTGTTACATAGTGAATTCGATTGATTAAACCTGGTTGTCAGCACCTGCAGACAATTAGGTTGAGACCATTTAGTCTCCTAACTAACCAATCTCATCTTCACAGCAGCAACACCGTAGTAGTTAGTTTCCTGGTTTTTCAGGTACTTTATGTTTACTTGTCAACAAACAACACTTAAGAACTTAAAACCTCCGTGTTGTGTCCCATATTATGTACGGCCTCCGAGCCAGCCGTAACACTCCGTAGACAACAGATCCTGGACGGCCCGGCCAGCCGGCCAACCCTCTGAGCACAGCAGAGCAAAGACAATAACAAGGCCTGAGCAGTAAACCTGGTCCCACCTGTCGTCTCCAGACCCCTGCAGACGACCGACCGGCCTGGCCCTCGACGGACCAGGGATCTCCCTCCAGCAAGACGGCCTTCCCTTCCAACACGGATCCGCCTGGACCCTCTGCTGGGGGTTTCAACATGTCTTCCCCCCACCAACAGGATTCAGTTCTGGCAAGGTACAACTGGTTTTGGTGATGAAGCATAGCTTCAGGTCGTTCCCTAGAAACGTATAAATGCTGCAGTGCTGAATACCTTTACCAATCAATTTCTCCTTAATTGAAATGACATGTTATACCTTAGTATATaatatgttgaatataaatcaaaAGCTTTCTTAATGTAATATGTTCTATGCCTCCGTGTCGCTATCTATGAACTAGTTATTTATTTCCCGGTGTAAAACTCCCACACCACAaaacccccccctcctgtcaACGACGTCTCCTTGCGTTCGAAGGTACGTCCAGCGTTTCCGCTACGGCGAGCCCAGGAGCCGGGCGGAGCGCCGACCGGTGTCCCCTGCTGCCGGGAGAGAGGAGGCACGACTCTTCTGGTGGATGAGTCCCTCGTCTCCTCCTTCTAGTCCCACACCCCGAGACTCAGGAGACATGGGTGGGCTCTCGACaccgaagccccccccccccccccccccctcatgatGTCAACACTGATCCTCGTCAGCCGATGACCACACCGCTTTAACCGGAGCTATTTCTGACATGTTTCGGAACAGATGAAACAGCTGCCCTGAAAGAAGACCAGGACCCTGGCAGAGGCGGGGAACTCGGAACCTCAAGACCGTACAGGGAACCACTTGATATCAGCTCGTTGGTAGGTCAGCCAACTGCTATATTAAGCTGCGTGAACGTGTAACTAAATATATTTGATTCACCGTCACTGTGAGATGGGACACCCCAGAATACAATCATGGACTCGACCACAAATCATAGCCTTATCTCTCTAGAGGACACAAGAGAAATGTCAAGTGCTAAGTGTGTTCCGTCTATGGCCTGCTGCTGGATTGTCTGCCGGCACGTAAAGGGTGACATTTCTAGTGGGGATAAATATTTAAATTCCACGACCATGCCACATGTCCAGCTTGAAACTTTTAGAATTTCTAAATCAATCATTAGTATTCCTTGTTTAAGTTATACTGCAGGAGTTCATTTGAAGTTCATTCAAACTAAAACATGTTAAATGCAGGAAAGATAACAGTAAAGGCATGTACACTCATCATCGCATAATTTTGCTTTCATTTTTACTATGAAAAGCATTTGGATTTTTTATTGACGCTCGTATGCATTTATACAACATCAGTGTTgaatacttgattctgattggccaaTAACATTCCAAGGGTgtgcatttatttttcaatCATTTGACACCTCTTCCTTTAACCGTTAAAATCAATGTGCTACAAATTCAACCAAAACAACAAGGGTCAAATGCAACTTCCAGATGTTTCCTTGCTggcacaaaaaataaacataaaacaaaacccaAAGAGCAGCTCAAGACCCTTGAGACTGGGTGCTGGATCCTTGATgtagtcattgttattgtgttattgtaCAGCGCAGGAAATAAGCTCAATGCATCGCGGAACAGCCCATCACGGTTCATTCCTTACCTATATTGTGTGTGGGTAGGTTACACACTTTACTTATGCTTGTACCGGGGTTTGTTAATCCTGTGTCCCTGCTCAGGACCTGTCTGACTCCTCTCTGGGGGACCGCTGGGACAGTGGGGGCGTGCAGGAGAGGGCCAGCCGACTGCTACAGAGGAGGTGGGAAcactgtgtgggtgtgcgggCGGTACAATAAATTGCATATTAACCAAAGTCGCGATTTTTAACCCCTGGaatttttatatacatttttatatacTTTATATACATTAGGGACCACAAGATCATAATAAATCGGTTAATCACTTGGAATAATCTCAATCAAATGATCATGCCCAATAATCATCATTTTTGTCAGATCACAGATCAGAGCGgtagagtgtgggggggggcgtttGATCCCTTAACGGTGTATCTTCTCTCAAATTCCCTCTCAGTGAGAGCTCCGTCAGCAGTGGCTCCCTGGTCGTCAGCTCTGAGGGCCTCGGGGGCTCTGGTTTATCCTCCCCCGTCAGCGCGAATGAGCCGTTCCGAAGACCCTTCTTTCCCTGTCCGATTGAACCGACCGCGTGTAAGCCGCAGCCTCAACCTAAGACGATTGTGTTCTGCACTATGTTATATTGTACTGAATGTGTttgtggaatgtgtgtgtgtgtgtgtgtgtgtgggggggacggctggtttaagcagcctcacctgggccAAGTCCGGCTGATTGGACTCTTGGACTGGGTGTGGCTGCATACCTGTTGTACATTGACCAATCAATGTGCAcagcttaaaccagccatccccacacacacacaatgtcacacTGCATTATGTTATGGTGTATTATACATGTTATACTGTATTACTAAAtgcagttttttttcatgaaccTACAGGTAACAAAAGCTCATCTTCGGCCACTGTGGGCCCCTCGCAGAACAGCTACACGCCATCTTCCTCCATTAGTCGTCAACGCCCGGAGGAAGACATCCTCTTCCAATGGCGGTTGAGAAGGAAAATGGAGCAGGCCAGCCACTGGCCCCCGGCCCCCTCACAACCGTTCCCTAGCTTCCACCAGCACCAACCACCTTCAGCCTGGCAGACCCCTACTCTCCACCAGCCACCTTCAGCCTGGCAGACCCCTACTCTCCACCAGCCACCTTCAGCCTGGCAGACCCCTACTCCCCACCAGCCACCTTCAGCCCTGCAGAACCCGAGTCTCCACCAGCACCAACCACCTTCAGCCTGGCAGAACCCTACTCTCCACCAACCACCTTCAGCCTGGCAGAACCCTACTCTCCTACTGCACCAGCCACCTCCAGCTGGACAGACATCTAGTCTCCACCAGCCCTCAGTCAGTGGCTCCATGGAACATATGGTATAAACTCACACATATTTTGGACCCATGTACTGTCCTTCACAGCTCCTCATTCGCCTTCCTCTTAACAGTCTCTTGAACAGCGGCCTCAGGACCAGGGACCCGAACCGTCGCAAAGAACGCCGCCATCCATCCTCCCCACGCCACAACACGGGAGTAAAGGAACGCACGGGCCGTGTCCCCCAACCGCGGGCCCCCCCTCGACATCCACCCCCCGTCCTGCGTCCAGCCAAACGGCCTCCAGTCACCAGCCGGCGAGGGAGCCTCCTCTCTGGGATGGATTCCCTGGTCCGGTGCCATCGTCTTTTCCAACAATGCCACCCAAAGCCCCGACCGACATCGCCCCAAAACACTCTCGACCAACCGCTAGAACCGTGACTAACCCTTCCGCGGCAGCGGGCGGCCGGGAACCAGAGTCGtgtccccccccgcccagctccTCGGAGCCGACAAAGGACGAGCGGAGCTCTGACACCAAGGAGCAGAAGACGGCCCACAGGAAGCAGAAGAGGTGCGACGCCGTGCCCACCCTGTGTCTCATAGGACCACGTGAGCCGTGGGACGAAGCCCCTCGCCGACTGCTCTGTTCTTTGTCCCGCAGGCGCCCTGCTGGAGACGGGCCGGGCCCTCAGACCGGGGGCTGCTCGCGGCCCCGCCCGGACAGCATGGCAGCGCCCGCGCCTCAAAGGTTGTCCCCCGACAAAGACACACGGCAGAGGAAGAGCCAAGCGCTCCACCAGGGGGTCTGTTCTGCTCAATGTGCCCCGCCGTCTCCCGTCCACCTGGCCTTACGACAGGTACGGTACTATTGACCTTATTCACACAGTGAATGTGATGGGTTAGCACGGACTATGTTTATTAAACTGCACTTTAGGAAGCAAACGTGTGTCATTCTAATCGTGGTGTAATTCTACCTGATGTAGTTCCATCTGGTGTAGTTCTACCGGGTGTAATTCTATGTGGTCTAATTCTACCTGGTGTAATTCTACCTGGTGTAGTTCTACCGGGTGTAACTCTACCTGGTGTAATTCTACCTGGTGTAGTTCTGTGTGGCGTAATTCTACCTGGGGTAGTTCTACCGGGTGTAGTTCTATGTGGTGTAATTCTACCTGGGGTAACTCTCCATGATCTCTAAATGGCCGACGCTCTTAATTGGCTGCGGACAGGCGGTTTCCGAGGTGCTGTTCCCCACGCGGcgtgcctcttcctcctccgtccCCCCGCGGTGCGCCCCACCTGCTCCGCCGCGGCCCCAGGGTCCCGACGGCAGCGCCCAGCCCCCCGAGGAGGTCCTCTCACAGCTGCTCCGCGACGCCGAGGGTGAGACGCCAGCGGGGGGTAGCTCTAACCTTTAGCCCTTTGCGCTGACTGAGGAGGATATTTTGGATGCAGATACTCTCAGACATTCCAGAACCAGGGACCGGATTCTAGAAGCATGTTGCCAGTCTGTTGCCACCACGCTCCGGGCCTCCGTGCGTGCCGcactatgcacacacattccACAGTGTTGGATTTGAATACAATGCATGCATTAATGTATCATCTGTGGATGTAAGCTGAATGGAAGTCGTGGCCGTACTGCCCTCAAATGGAAAAGGAATCGTTTCCGATCCTTATTATTTATCGTGCGTCTCTTGTTTAGATTCCGACGGAGAGGAGTTCGGAGACGATGGTTTACTGCAGGTGCTACGCAAGCAGAGGACGCGAGTGAAGGACCAAATAAGGTGATTTAACCGAAGCAGAGCCTATAAATGGACATACTGGTGTAGTTTATCATCGTCTCATTCCTGCCTGGATGGTCCAGGAATGAACCAGGTTTTGTGCGTGGGGAAATGTCATTTGAGGAATGTAACGGTTGATTTGCGTGCTGAATTTATGACGTTTTTCTGCTTCTCTTTCAGTCAAGTGGACTCCTTGTTGGAGGAATTCACACCAGTGGCGGAAGAAGCTTGAACCAAGGAGCACTTGcaatacttttgttttttaattttatacATAAAGAGTGCATTTGTATCATGTATTTATAAAGATGCTGTgacaaatataaattaaaacattaacttttgaaagatctcttttttttctccatattgTAAACAATATATTGCATAGATTGTCTCGGCAAAACCAATTTGTTGTTAGTTCTGAATACATTATATTTACAATGacttttttttataacattGACATAAATATCCGCTGGCGAGTATATACACATGTCAGAGAGTGGGAATATCTGAGCAGTGCCAGGAACTTGCTGCTCTGTTCTGTGTACCGTGTTCTGGGTCATGGCAACCTAGGACTATTTGCGCGTGTGAAATCCAAACATATGCCATCACATTATTGAAAAACATAGCAAAAGGGATGTGTCTTGGTGCATAGCGTCAACACCCCTCTAGCTCTGTATGGGTTGCATCGGGAGCATCGGAGCGAAGATGATGAGGATGCCCTCCGGGGAAACGGCGGACTCCAGCGCCATGGTGTCCACTCCCTCTGGGATGCGGTAGCGGCGACTGAACTGTCGGGTCATGGTGCCGGATCCGTCCTTCTACACACGGGACAACATCAGAATCACTTAAATGACATCTAATTGTAAAGTACACAACAGTCACATTCTTATcgttggttcctcaacagccacatagcaacaacaatacaagataaagtaaataCAGATATGTAAAAATAAGTAGCAGATGTGTAAAGTGATCAAGTGGTAGTGGTACCAGCCACGGTTAATTCTAGTGCAAAAACGCTGTGCATTACAgaaaaacatgtatttaaaGTGTCttttgtagtgtgtgtgg of Gadus macrocephalus chromosome 11, ASM3116895v1 contains these proteins:
- the proser3 gene encoding proline and serine-rich protein 3 isoform X2 encodes the protein MKSSVAVFTREDPLPPLPSRKTGYHPSRRQNLTQKKSSKKTPADDRPAWPSTDQGSPSSKTAFPSNTDPPGPSAGGFNMSSPHQQDSVLARYVQRFRYGEPRSRAERRPVSPAAGREEARLFWWMSPSSPPSSPTPRDSGDMDETAALKEDQDPGRGGELGTSRPYREPLDISSLDLSDSSLGDRWDSGGVQERASRLLQRSESSVSSGSLVVSSEGLGGSGLSSPVSANEPFRRPFFPCPIEPTACNKSSSSATVGPSQNSYTPSSSISRQRPEEDILFQWRLRRKMEQASHWPPAPSQPFPSFHQHQPPSAWQTPTLHQPPSAWQTPTLHQPPSAWQTPTPHQPPSALQNPSLHQHQPPSAWQNPTLHQPPSAWQNPTLLLHQPPPAGQTSSLHQPSVSGSMEHMRPQDQGPEPSQRTPPSILPTPQHGSKGTHGPCPPTAGPPSTSTPRPASSQTASSHQPAREPPLWDGFPGPVPSSFPTMPPKAPTDIAPKHSRPTARTVTNPSAAAGGREPESCPPPPSSSEPTKDERSSDTKEQKTAHRKQKRRPAGDGPGPQTGGCSRPRPDSMAAPAPQRLSPDKDTRQRKSQALHQGVCSAQCAPPSPVHLALRQAVSEVLFPTRRASSSSVPPRCAPPAPPRPQGPDGSAQPPEEVLSQLLRDAEDSDGEEFGDDGLLQVLRKQRTRVKDQISQVDSLLEEFTPVAEEA
- the proser3 gene encoding proline and serine-rich protein 3 isoform X3 — translated: MKSSVAVFTREDPLPPLPSRKTGYHPSRRQNLTQKKSSKKTPADDRPAWPSTDQGSPSSKTAFPSNTDPPGPSAGGFNMSSPHQQDSVLARYVQRFRYGEPRSRAERRPVSPAAGREEARLFWWMSPSSPPSSPTPRDSGDMDETAALKEDQDPGRGGELGTSRPYREPLDISSLDLSDSSLGDRWDSGGVQERASRLLQRSESSVSSGSLVVSSEGLGGSGLSSPVSANEPFRRPFFPCPIEPTACNKSSSSATVGPSQNSYTPSSSISRQRPEEDILFQWRLRRKMEQASHWPPAPSQPFPSFHQHQPPSAWQTPTLHQPPSAWQTPTLHQPPSAWQTPTPHQPPSALQNPSLHQHQPPSAWQNPTLHQPPSAWQNPTLLLHQPPPAGQTSSLHQPSSLEQRPQDQGPEPSQRTPPSILPTPQHGSKGTHGPCPPTAGPPSTSTPRPASSQTASSHQPAREPPLWDGFPGPVPSSFPTMPPKAPTDIAPKHSRPTARTVTNPSAAAGGREPESCPPPPSSSEPTKDERSSDTKEQKTAHRKQKRRPAGDGPGPQTGGCSRPRPDSMAAPAPQRLSPDKDTRQRKSQALHQGVCSAQCAPPSPVHLALRQAVSEVLFPTRRASSSSVPPRCAPPAPPRPQGPDGSAQPPEEVLSQLLRDAEDSDGEEFGDDGLLQVLRKQRTRVKDQISQVDSLLEEFTPVAEEA
- the proser3 gene encoding proline and serine-rich protein 3 isoform X1 → MKSSVAVFTREDPLPPLPSRKTGYHPSRRQNLTQKKSSKKTPADDRPAWPSTDQGSPSSKTAFPSNTDPPGPSAGGFNMSSPHQQDSVLARYVQRFRYGEPRSRAERRPVSPAAGREEARLFWWMSPSSPPSSPTPRDSGDMDETAALKEDQDPGRGGELGTSRPYREPLDISSLDLSDSSLGDRWDSGGVQERASRLLQRSESSVSSGSLVVSSEGLGGSGLSSPVSANEPFRRPFFPCPIEPTACNKSSSSATVGPSQNSYTPSSSISRQRPEEDILFQWRLRRKMEQASHWPPAPSQPFPSFHQHQPPSAWQTPTLHQPPSAWQTPTLHQPPSAWQTPTPHQPPSALQNPSLHQHQPPSAWQNPTLHQPPSAWQNPTLLLHQPPPAGQTSSLHQPSVSGSMEHMSLEQRPQDQGPEPSQRTPPSILPTPQHGSKGTHGPCPPTAGPPSTSTPRPASSQTASSHQPAREPPLWDGFPGPVPSSFPTMPPKAPTDIAPKHSRPTARTVTNPSAAAGGREPESCPPPPSSSEPTKDERSSDTKEQKTAHRKQKRRPAGDGPGPQTGGCSRPRPDSMAAPAPQRLSPDKDTRQRKSQALHQGVCSAQCAPPSPVHLALRQAVSEVLFPTRRASSSSVPPRCAPPAPPRPQGPDGSAQPPEEVLSQLLRDAEDSDGEEFGDDGLLQVLRKQRTRVKDQISQVDSLLEEFTPVAEEA
- the proser3 gene encoding proline and serine-rich protein 3 isoform X4, translating into MKSSVAVFTREDPLPPLPSRKTGYHPSRRQNLTQKKSSKKTPADDRPAWPSTDQGSPSSKTAFPSNTDPPGPSAGGFNMSSPHQQDSVLARYVQRFRYGEPRSRAERRPVSPAAGREEARLFWWMSPSSPPSSPTPRDSGDMDETAALKEDQDPGRGGELGTSRPYREPLDISSLDLSDSSLGDRWDSGGVQERASRLLQRSESSVSSGSLVVSSEGLGGSGLSSPVSANEPFRRPFFPCPIEPTACNKSSSSATVGPSQNSYTPSSSISRQRPEEDILFQWRLRRKMEQASHWPPAPSQPFPSFHQHQPPSAWQTPTLHQPPSALQNPSLHQHQPPSAWQNPTLHQPPSAWQNPTLLLHQPPPAGQTSSLHQPSVSGSMEHMSLEQRPQDQGPEPSQRTPPSILPTPQHGSKGTHGPCPPTAGPPSTSTPRPASSQTASSHQPAREPPLWDGFPGPVPSSFPTMPPKAPTDIAPKHSRPTARTVTNPSAAAGGREPESCPPPPSSSEPTKDERSSDTKEQKTAHRKQKRRPAGDGPGPQTGGCSRPRPDSMAAPAPQRLSPDKDTRQRKSQALHQGVCSAQCAPPSPVHLALRQAVSEVLFPTRRASSSSVPPRCAPPAPPRPQGPDGSAQPPEEVLSQLLRDAEDSDGEEFGDDGLLQVLRKQRTRVKDQISQVDSLLEEFTPVAEEA